One Leishmania infantum JPCM5 genome chromosome 17 DNA window includes the following coding sequences:
- a CDS encoding hydrolase, alpha/beta fold family-like protein: MMSPEITETDEAENMPRELRGKGKPMPCDKFVRVGRCHSTRKEVIICYRTLGDPSNPCLLLVIGLGGTLLHWPGEFLAELLKNGFYLVLFDNRDSGLSTHFDGYPTPCLPCMVFQSWSPLCGGAPPYTLYDMANDAWCLLTALGIGRAHLLGTSMGGMIAQCMAIEYPKRVCSLTICYSHSSGPYVKPQACRVTLALLDKPASLSLKDVEDYVVRSDCLFRGDYPLDEAHVREVAATNFMRSPPYKSGLLRHVWAVQRASNREPALRRLRGFPVLVVHGRKDLMIPYENGLRLACVLCNAKLVLFPHMGHSIPRPLYVEIAMEVGLQKLRMVNVPL; encoded by the coding sequence ATGATGTCCCCTGAAATAACTGAGACCGATGAGGCAGAGAATATGCCACGCGAGCTTCGCGGTAAAGGCAAGCCGATGCCGTGCGACAAGTTTGTGAGGGTTGGCCGGTGCCATAGCACACGAAAGGAAGTGATTATCTGCTACAGAACTCTCGGTGATCCCTCCAACCCATGCCTGCTGCTCGTCATAGGCCTCGGTGGTACCTTGCTTCACTGGCCGGGCGAGTTTCTCGCTGAACTTCTCAAGAACGGTTTCTACCTTGTTTTGTTTGACAACCGCGACTCGGGTCTGTCGACCCACTTCGACGGCTACCCGACCCCGTGCCTCCCCTGCATGGTATTCCAGTCGTGGTCCCCCCTTTgcggaggcgcgccgccCTACACGCTCTACGACATGGCGAATGATGCTTGGTGTTTGCTGACGGCACTCGGGATTGGCCGCGCGCACCTCTTGGGCACCTCCATGGGTGGCATGATTGCGCAGTGCATGGCCATAGAATATCCTAAGCGGGTGTGTAGCCTCACGATTTGTTActcgcacagcagcggcccgTATGTGAAGCCGCAGGCGTGTCGCGTGACGCTGGCGTTGCTGGACAAGCCTGCTAGCCTGTCCCTGAAGGACGTCGAGGACTATGTTGTTCGCAGTGACTGCCTCTTCAGGGGCGACTacccgctggacgaggcgcATGTGCGCGAGGTCGCCGCGACTAACTTCATGCGAAGCCCTCCCTACAAGAGCGGGTTGCTGCGACACGTAtgggcggtgcagcgcgcgaGTAATCGCGAGCCTGCCCTCCGCCGGCTGAGGGGCTTCCCAGTGCTCGTCGTACACGGCAGGAAGGATCTGATGATACCGTACGAAAACGGCTTGCGGCTGGCGTGCGTGCTGTGCAATGCAAAACTCGTTCTCTTTCCTCACATGGGGCATTCTATCCCGAGGCCGCTCTACGTGGAGATCGCGATGGAGGTCGGTTTGCAGAAGCTACGCATGGTGAACGTGCCGCTGTAG